A portion of the Cytophagia bacterium CHB2 genome contains these proteins:
- a CDS encoding anti-sigma factor: AQERQALAQQVQAQQRKLNELETALAFHRDFAKAIQKPRVMLVDLSAPQGNHNGRGKVIFDRDERRAFFISLALPRLPENEDYQLWHIGKSGPVNGGVFQVDSSGYAAVQVLHLPQTGGDIAAFAVTREPKGGSAKPTLTQMYLLGKA; this comes from the coding sequence GGCGCAGGAACGGCAAGCGTTAGCCCAACAGGTGCAAGCGCAGCAACGCAAACTCAATGAGCTTGAAACCGCTCTGGCTTTTCATAGAGATTTCGCCAAGGCAATCCAAAAGCCGCGCGTCATGCTGGTTGACTTGAGCGCGCCTCAAGGCAATCATAACGGTCGCGGCAAAGTGATTTTCGACCGCGACGAACGCCGTGCCTTTTTCATCTCGCTTGCTCTTCCGAGGCTGCCGGAGAATGAAGATTATCAGCTTTGGCACATCGGGAAATCGGGCCCGGTTAATGGCGGCGTTTTTCAGGTGGATAGCAGCGGCTATGCCGCGGTGCAGGTGTTGCATCTCCCTCAAACCGGCGGGGATATTGCGGCGTTCGCCGTCACACGCGAACCGAAAGGCGGCAGCGCCAAACCGACATTGACGCAGATGTATTTGCTCGGTAAAGCGTGA
- a CDS encoding ABC transporter permease, with translation MRTLIKFFETIARFVLFCGRFLRCLSRPWQDWHETLRQMHEIGSKSIVLVGVSGLAIGMVLAMQTSSTLARFGGQSLLPSMIAVAVLREIGPIITALVVSGRVGAGIGAELGAMRVSEQIDAMEVAALDPFRYLVATRVMAAILMLPVLTIYANALALFGGFVAMRVEENISLKLYFDSALRFLNFPTVVPALAKTAIFGFIIGTIACYLGYNTTGGTYGVGRSAMIAVVVSSLLIIIVDVVLVKLTIILFG, from the coding sequence ATGCGTACGCTCATAAAATTTTTTGAAACAATTGCGCGCTTCGTTCTGTTTTGCGGTCGCTTCCTGCGTTGCCTCTCGCGGCCGTGGCAGGATTGGCATGAAACGCTGCGGCAGATGCACGAAATCGGCAGCAAATCGATTGTGCTCGTGGGCGTTTCGGGATTGGCGATCGGCATGGTGCTGGCGATGCAAACGAGCAGCACACTGGCGCGTTTCGGCGGCCAAAGTTTGTTGCCGAGCATGATCGCAGTGGCGGTCTTGCGTGAAATCGGCCCCATCATTACGGCACTGGTCGTTTCCGGGCGAGTGGGGGCCGGCATCGGCGCCGAGTTGGGCGCCATGCGCGTATCCGAGCAGATTGACGCCATGGAAGTTGCCGCGCTCGATCCGTTTCGCTATTTAGTCGCCACGCGCGTGATGGCCGCGATTCTCATGTTACCGGTGTTGACGATTTACGCAAATGCGCTGGCCTTGTTTGGCGGTTTTGTGGCGATGCGTGTCGAGGAGAACATTTCATTGAAACTTTATTTTGATTCCGCTCTTCGTTTTCTTAATTTTCCCACCGTCGTGCCGGCGCTGGCAAAAACCGCGATTTTCGGGTTCATCATCGGTACGATCGCCTGTTATCTTGGTTATAACACCACCGGCGGCACCTACGGCGTGGGCCGTAGTGCCATGATTGCCGTGGTGGTGTCGTCCTTGTTGATTATCATTGTCGATGTTGTGTTGGTCAAATTGACGATTATTTTGTTTGGATGA
- a CDS encoding ABC transporter ATP-binding protein, whose protein sequence is MIEISNLHKAFGKQLVLRGVNLSVPRATAAAILGRSGSGKSVLLKCIVGLVTPDQGSIKIDGEEILGLPEAALNAVRKRIGYVFQNAALYDSMTVEENLAFHLDRYAKLPRAQRRDLIREKLNFVGMADAMHKYPSELSGGMQKRIGLARALVLSPEIILYDEPTTGLDPITTAEIDRLAVRLNEETGVTSIAITHSLTSARRTADRIAVLHEGEIVAEGTFLELQNHEHSFVRQYFANLTGG, encoded by the coding sequence ATGATCGAAATAAGCAATCTGCATAAAGCCTTTGGCAAGCAGCTCGTTTTACGCGGAGTGAATTTGTCCGTGCCCCGGGCAACGGCGGCCGCGATTCTTGGCCGCAGCGGCAGCGGCAAAAGCGTGTTGTTGAAATGTATCGTGGGATTGGTGACGCCGGATCAGGGCAGCATTAAAATCGATGGCGAAGAAATTCTCGGATTGCCCGAGGCGGCATTAAATGCCGTGCGCAAGCGCATTGGCTATGTCTTTCAAAACGCCGCGCTATATGATTCCATGACGGTGGAAGAAAACCTTGCATTTCATTTGGATCGTTATGCGAAATTGCCGCGCGCACAACGCCGCGATCTCATTCGAGAAAAGTTGAATTTTGTCGGCATGGCGGATGCAATGCACAAATATCCCTCAGAGCTTTCGGGCGGCATGCAAAAACGCATCGGCCTCGCGCGCGCGCTGGTGCTGTCGCCGGAAATTATTTTGTATGATGAGCCGACTACGGGACTTGATCCTATCACCACGGCGGAGATTGACCGCCTGGCGGTGCGCTTGAATGAGGAAACCGGCGTCACCTCGATTGCCATCACGCACAGTCTGACCAGCGCCCGCCGCACCGCCGACCGGATTGCGGTGTTGCACGAAGGTGAAATCGTGGCCGAAGGTACGTTCCTTGAATTACAAAACCATGAACATTCGTTCGTGCGGCAATATTTTGCAAACTTAACCGGGGGATGA
- a CDS encoding MCE family protein yields the protein MKKNRLFLLGLFTVGGLVLLVWAIFLLGTKKKIFEQTFRLVVPFETVAGLREGSPVRLSGIDIGVVEKIALPEVPGAKVVVVMRLDQNAQRLIRKDAYAVIETEGLVGNKIVSVKGGSLSQLHVSDYDSISSRSPIDLSAILGSFDETARYMQLVTVSLDGITSKIRSGEGTIGKLVYDEEFYHNLVSMTDRSDSAFAAASAETRRLGELLTKVSTLTDSIISRVEAGEGTLGALVYKDDLYDLTYETVSSTRDSLSALIHDMRRGQGLVGRMISDQELSAQVDSSLHRLARLNQELAELSRVARAGAFSFAENMEALKHNWLFKGYFERRGFWSRTEFEKNYAERQRELAERETRLEEHEKTLNVQYQQLQELHKQVQRRLQQVEELERKQRAQNEPEQ from the coding sequence ATGAAAAAGAATAGACTATTTTTGCTGGGCTTGTTTACAGTCGGCGGGCTGGTGCTGTTGGTGTGGGCCATTTTTTTGCTCGGCACAAAAAAGAAAATCTTCGAGCAGACGTTTCGCCTGGTTGTGCCGTTTGAAACGGTTGCCGGCCTGCGCGAAGGCTCGCCGGTGCGGCTTTCCGGCATTGACATTGGCGTCGTGGAAAAGATTGCCTTGCCCGAGGTTCCCGGCGCGAAAGTCGTTGTCGTCATGCGTTTGGATCAGAATGCGCAACGACTGATCCGTAAGGACGCCTATGCCGTGATTGAAACCGAAGGACTGGTCGGCAACAAAATCGTTTCAGTCAAAGGCGGCTCGCTCAGCCAGCTTCATGTCAGTGATTACGATTCGATCAGCAGCCGCAGTCCCATCGATCTTTCCGCCATTCTTGGCAGTTTTGATGAAACCGCGCGCTATATGCAATTGGTGACCGTAAGCCTTGACGGCATCACGTCAAAAATTCGCAGCGGTGAAGGCACGATCGGCAAGCTTGTCTATGACGAAGAATTTTATCATAATCTCGTTTCCATGACGGATCGCAGCGACTCCGCCTTTGCCGCGGCTTCGGCTGAAACCCGGCGGTTGGGAGAGTTGCTCACCAAGGTCTCCACATTGACGGATTCGATTATCAGCCGCGTGGAAGCCGGCGAAGGCACGCTGGGCGCGTTGGTTTATAAAGATGATCTCTACGATTTGACTTATGAAACCGTGAGCAGCACGCGAGACTCCCTCTCCGCGTTGATACATGACATGCGGCGCGGCCAGGGCCTGGTGGGAAGAATGATTTCGGATCAAGAGTTATCCGCGCAAGTCGATTCGTCGCTGCATCGCCTTGCGCGGTTGAATCAAGAGTTGGCAGAGTTGAGCCGGGTGGCGCGCGCTGGCGCTTTCAGTTTCGCTGAAAACATGGAGGCGCTCAAACACAATTGGCTGTTCAAGGGTTATTTCGAGCGCCGTGGATTTTGGAGTCGCACGGAATTCGAAAAAAATTATGCCGAGCGCCAGCGTGAGCTGGCCGAACGCGAAACGCGTCTCGAAGAACATGAAAAAACCTTGAACGTGCAGTATCAACAATTGCAGGAATTGCACAAACAAGTGCAGAGGCGATTGCAGCAGGTCGAAGAGCTGGAAAGGAAACAGCGGGCGCAGAATGAACCGGAGCAATAG
- the ubiE gene encoding bifunctional demethylmenaquinone methyltransferase/2-methoxy-6-polyprenyl-1,4-benzoquinol methylase UbiE has product MPSTIIKPNLAIMPVRDFRFDTPQHKSSYVQEMFNRIAPRYDLMNRLMTFGRDQSWRKRLIRHAGVSKNALVLDIATGTGDIALSARAAGARGVIGADFSGEMLAYAQRKIQKEKGRSGYIHLAVADGLKLPFPDETFDAVVTGFSLRNVAHLDAFLREMVRVTKQGGKVASLEITRPRHPWFRQFFAWYFGKIVPRIGALVSGQKDAYSYLPHSVAIFVTPEELRVRLEDAGLHHARFETLMFGSVSIHTGAKIRATVTSRITTTNTPPNTISARMR; this is encoded by the coding sequence ATGCCATCAACCATCATCAAGCCAAATCTAGCAATCATGCCTGTCCGAGATTTCCGCTTCGACACCCCGCAGCACAAATCCTCTTACGTGCAAGAAATGTTCAACCGCATCGCGCCGCGTTATGATTTGATGAACCGCCTCATGACGTTCGGACGCGATCAATCCTGGCGCAAACGCCTGATCCGACATGCCGGAGTTTCGAAAAATGCCTTGGTTTTGGATATTGCCACCGGCACCGGCGACATTGCGTTGTCGGCGCGGGCCGCCGGCGCACGCGGCGTCATTGGCGCCGATTTCAGCGGTGAAATGCTGGCGTATGCGCAGCGGAAAATTCAAAAAGAAAAAGGCCGCAGCGGTTATATCCATCTCGCGGTGGCCGACGGCTTGAAGCTGCCCTTTCCCGATGAAACATTTGACGCCGTGGTCACCGGATTTTCGTTGCGCAATGTCGCCCATCTTGATGCGTTCTTGCGTGAGATGGTGCGGGTGACGAAGCAAGGCGGCAAGGTTGCGAGTTTGGAAATCACGCGTCCGCGCCATCCCTGGTTTCGCCAGTTCTTTGCCTGGTATTTTGGAAAAATCGTTCCCCGCATCGGCGCGCTGGTGTCCGGCCAAAAAGATGCTTATAGTTATCTGCCGCATTCCGTCGCCATTTTTGTCACACCCGAAGAATTGCGGGTGAGATTGGAAGACGCCGGGTTGCATCATGCCCGCTTTGAAACCTTGATGTTCGGCAGCGTTTCGATTCACACCGGCGCAAAAATTCGCGCGACTGTGACTTCTCGCATAACCACGACGAATACGCCCCCGAACACGATTTCCGCCAGGATGCGCTGA
- the mce gene encoding methylmalonyl-CoA epimerase: MLEKIDHVGIAVRDLKLATARYTILMAAPPQHVEEVAGQNVKVAMFEVGESRLELLAATSPDSTIAKFLDKRGEGIHHICFKVADLDAMVTRLRQEGMEILPNAGAPGAEGSRIAFLHPRSAAGVLIELVEKKTG; encoded by the coding sequence GTGTTGGAAAAAATTGACCATGTCGGCATTGCGGTGCGCGATCTGAAGCTTGCCACGGCGCGCTACACGATCTTGATGGCTGCACCGCCGCAACATGTTGAAGAAGTGGCGGGACAAAACGTCAAAGTGGCGATGTTCGAGGTCGGCGAATCGCGCCTCGAGCTGCTCGCCGCAACCTCTCCGGATTCCACGATTGCGAAGTTTCTGGATAAACGCGGCGAAGGCATACATCATATTTGTTTCAAAGTCGCTGATTTGGATGCGATGGTGACGCGGCTGCGCCAGGAGGGCATGGAAATTTTGCCGAATGCCGGCGCACCCGGCGCGGAAGGCAGCCGCATCGCATTTCTGCATCCGCGCAGCGCGGCCGGCGTTTTGATCGAGCTGGTCGAGAAAAAAACAGGCTGA